From a region of the Mucilaginibacter auburnensis genome:
- a CDS encoding choice-of-anchor I family protein — protein sequence MKRTLLMLVVAVGLFSCKKNSVEPTPEPEFFVNEDPSTFAEIGTIDIGEVGAAEISAYDPLTKRLFVVNNGTVNKVDVIDFSNPAAMKVIQSIPMAPYGGAVNSVAVSNGKVAAAIESTDKQANGKVVVFKTDDYSVVAQVTVGALPDMVTYSNDGKLILTANEGEPNDTYTNDPVGSVSIISVNDNYAVTTLDFSGFEGQKAALVAKGFRIFGLGLNFAKDIEPEYITVSEDSKTAWVTLQENNAIAKINLTTKTITDILPLGFKDYNVDGNEIDPSDKNTGTPLAKWPVKGIYMPDGIAVSELNGTPYLFTANEGDAREYSAFAEVSRVKDITLDPTVFPNRADLRKDDQLGRLNITKTLGDANGDGLYEGIYSLGARSFSVWNGNTGAQIFDSKNELDVKTIAANVYDDGRSDDKSVEPEGITIGKIGNKQVAFVGMERADAVAVYNITDPTKPTFLQLIKCGDAPEGVLIIPAKNSPTKKSLLVVSSENDGFVKVYTPQTL from the coding sequence ATGAAGAGAACTTTACTTATGTTGGTTGTGGCTGTTGGGTTATTTAGTTGTAAAAAAAACAGCGTTGAACCTACGCCCGAACCTGAATTTTTTGTAAACGAAGATCCCTCAACCTTTGCCGAAATTGGCACGATTGACATTGGCGAAGTAGGTGCCGCCGAAATTTCAGCTTATGATCCATTAACCAAACGCCTTTTTGTAGTTAATAATGGTACCGTTAATAAAGTTGATGTAATTGATTTTAGCAACCCTGCTGCCATGAAGGTTATCCAATCTATCCCGATGGCTCCCTATGGTGGCGCAGTTAACAGCGTAGCTGTTTCAAACGGAAAAGTGGCTGCAGCTATTGAATCAACAGATAAACAGGCTAATGGCAAAGTTGTAGTTTTCAAAACCGACGACTATAGCGTAGTTGCACAAGTAACGGTTGGTGCCCTGCCTGATATGGTGACTTACAGCAACGATGGTAAATTGATACTAACCGCTAACGAAGGAGAACCTAATGATACGTACACTAACGACCCGGTTGGCAGCGTATCAATCATCTCCGTAAACGATAATTATGCTGTAACTACACTTGATTTTTCAGGCTTTGAAGGACAGAAAGCCGCGTTGGTGGCAAAGGGCTTCCGCATTTTCGGTTTGGGTTTAAACTTTGCAAAAGATATTGAGCCCGAGTACATCACTGTATCAGAGGATTCAAAAACAGCTTGGGTAACATTGCAGGAAAATAACGCCATTGCAAAGATCAACCTTACTACAAAAACCATTACAGACATCTTACCATTAGGATTTAAAGATTATAATGTTGATGGCAATGAAATTGACCCGAGCGACAAAAACACAGGAACGCCACTTGCAAAATGGCCGGTTAAAGGTATTTACATGCCTGATGGCATTGCTGTAAGCGAATTAAACGGCACACCGTATTTATTCACAGCTAACGAAGGAGATGCGCGCGAATATTCTGCCTTTGCAGAGGTTTCACGCGTTAAAGATATCACTTTAGATCCAACAGTTTTCCCTAACAGAGCCGATCTGCGCAAGGATGACCAGTTGGGCCGTTTGAACATTACCAAAACATTGGGAGATGCTAATGGCGATGGCTTGTATGAAGGAATATATTCATTAGGTGCTCGCTCATTCAGCGTATGGAACGGCAACACAGGCGCGCAGATATTTGACAGCAAAAACGAACTGGACGTTAAAACAATTGCAGCCAACGTGTATGACGATGGCCGCAGCGACGATAAATCTGTTGAACCGGAAGGCATAACCATTGGCAAAATAGGCAACAAACAAGTAGCATTTGTAGGCATGGAACGTGCAGATGCCGTTGCTGTTTATAACATTACCGATCCAACCAAGCCAACATTTTTACAACTGATTAAATGTGGCGACGCACCCGAAGGTGTTTTGATCATTCCTGCTAAAAACAGTCCTACTAAAAAGAGCCTTTTAGTGGTAAGCAGCGAAAATGATGGTTTTGTAAAAGTTTACACGCCTCAAACCTTATAA
- a CDS encoding GLPGLI family protein, translated as MKTIIKSLTLILTAVCSVAQAQNARFTTTGTIEYQKSSNTHAIIPRMFTKSNEAFYRPAFEQLKAKEPQFRTLKSTMVFGDNKTLYTPIAPEGRPPSLGLPIMEQFNTVYTDFTASKAITQKEVYGDMLLLTDSTRQINWKITDETRDILGYTCRRANAIIMDSIYVVAFYAEKIPVSGGPESFNGLPGMILQVALPHENISWLATKVTEASVPTATLVPPKKGKATTSKDFRVLLDKLLKGQGDVTILQLYYKAYLL; from the coding sequence ATGAAAACTATCATAAAAAGCCTAACACTTATTTTAACTGCAGTTTGCAGTGTGGCGCAAGCCCAAAATGCCAGGTTTACAACAACCGGTACTATAGAGTATCAAAAAAGTTCGAATACGCATGCTATCATCCCGCGTATGTTCACCAAGAGCAATGAGGCATTTTACAGGCCCGCATTTGAGCAGTTAAAAGCCAAAGAGCCGCAGTTTAGAACTTTAAAAAGTACTATGGTATTTGGCGATAATAAAACCTTGTACACCCCTATTGCTCCCGAAGGAAGACCGCCAAGTTTAGGTTTGCCAATTATGGAGCAGTTTAATACGGTATATACAGATTTTACTGCAAGCAAAGCCATTACGCAGAAAGAAGTGTATGGCGATATGCTGTTACTCACTGACAGTACACGCCAAATTAATTGGAAAATTACTGATGAGACCCGGGATATTTTGGGCTATACCTGCCGCCGCGCCAACGCAATAATTATGGACTCCATTTATGTGGTGGCTTTTTATGCAGAAAAGATACCTGTATCCGGCGGCCCCGAATCATTTAATGGCTTGCCGGGAATGATACTACAGGTTGCCCTGCCGCACGAGAATATTAGCTGGCTGGCAACCAAAGTTACCGAAGCATCTGTACCCACTGCAACACTTGTGCCGCCTAAAAAAGGCAAGGCAACTACCAGTAAAGATTTTAGAGTGTTGCTTGATAAATTGTTAAAGGGCCAGGGCGATGTAACTATACTACAGTTGTATTATAAAGCCTATTTATTGTAA
- a CDS encoding SAM-dependent methyltransferase, with translation MPYGTLFLIPVPLADNSAAKTFTPFLTETINGIKEYIVENEKTARKFLKEAGLKTPQSDLAIHDYGKHKREHIKDFFKGLLSGKDVGLMSEAGCPGVADPGSDIVAEAHQRGIKVVPLVGPSSILLALMASGFNGQSFAFQGYLPIDKVQRAKKIKDLESFAVRFDQTQLFIETPFRNNSLLDDILKTAQPKTRLCIACNLTAEDELVQTKTIAAWQSKKPDLHKKPTIFIIARSV, from the coding sequence ATGCCATACGGAACTTTGTTTTTAATACCTGTGCCGCTTGCTGATAATTCGGCTGCTAAAACATTCACGCCTTTTTTAACGGAAACAATTAACGGGATAAAAGAGTACATTGTTGAGAATGAAAAAACAGCCCGCAAATTTTTAAAAGAGGCCGGATTAAAAACGCCTCAAAGCGATCTCGCTATTCATGATTATGGCAAACACAAACGCGAGCATATTAAAGATTTTTTTAAGGGTCTGCTTAGTGGCAAAGATGTTGGACTGATGAGCGAAGCCGGCTGCCCCGGCGTAGCCGACCCAGGTTCAGATATTGTTGCCGAAGCACACCAACGCGGCATAAAGGTAGTTCCGCTGGTGGGGCCAAGTTCTATATTACTGGCGCTAATGGCATCGGGTTTTAATGGCCAAAGTTTCGCTTTTCAGGGTTACTTACCTATTGATAAGGTACAGCGGGCAAAAAAAATCAAGGATCTGGAAAGCTTTGCCGTCCGCTTTGATCAAACGCAGCTTTTTATAGAAACACCTTTTAGAAACAACTCACTTTTAGATGATATTTTGAAAACAGCGCAGCCCAAAACACGTCTTTGCATAGCCTGCAACTTAACGGCCGAGGACGAACTGGTGCAAACTAAAACTATAGCCGCATGGCAAAGCAAAAAGCCCGATCTGCATAAAAAACCAACCATTTTCATTATAGCCCGTTCTGTTTAA
- a CDS encoding alpha/beta hydrolase family protein, with product MSRLIFLFLLQTTLSFAQIPPYPPADQVARDFKALLQRPVTNPRPSFTVTYTDSMNIERGTIYTEATEKMPVVIYKPITKGQTRFPTVVFLHGTGGNKEIGEVRAVLLPLVKAGFMAVAIDARYHGERVPGGALGSKEYVEAAYQAFKNNNAQQHQYPFLYDTAYDLTRLVDYLATRADVDSTRIGMGGISMGGIETYMAAAIEPRIKVVVVGIAAQSFKWILDNNQWQGRTGTIADAHKKASVDIGDKDINTKNVKAVWEKIIPGVTDEFDCPSLLRLIAPRPLLILSKDKDPNNPYGGAQIAFASATNAYKTQKALNNLSILVQPNLGHVFNATDTWLSVEWFRRWLFK from the coding sequence ATGAGCAGATTAATATTTCTATTTCTCCTACAAACTACATTATCTTTCGCCCAAATCCCGCCCTACCCACCTGCCGATCAGGTAGCCCGAGATTTTAAAGCCCTGTTGCAACGCCCTGTTACAAACCCACGTCCATCGTTCACCGTTACCTATACCGACAGTATGAACATTGAGCGGGGCACCATTTACACCGAAGCCACCGAGAAGATGCCGGTTGTAATTTACAAGCCAATTACAAAAGGTCAAACCCGATTCCCCACTGTTGTATTTCTGCACGGAACAGGCGGCAATAAAGAAATTGGCGAAGTACGCGCTGTATTACTACCACTGGTAAAGGCGGGCTTCATGGCTGTTGCTATAGATGCTCGTTACCACGGCGAACGTGTACCCGGTGGTGCGCTTGGGAGTAAAGAATATGTTGAAGCCGCTTATCAGGCTTTTAAAAATAACAACGCGCAACAACACCAATATCCGTTTTTGTATGATACCGCTTATGATCTGACCCGACTGGTAGATTACCTTGCTACCCGCGCTGATGTTGACAGCACACGCATAGGTATGGGTGGTATATCAATGGGTGGCATTGAAACTTACATGGCAGCTGCCATTGAACCCCGCATAAAGGTTGTTGTGGTAGGTATTGCCGCGCAAAGCTTTAAGTGGATATTAGATAACAACCAATGGCAGGGCCGAACAGGTACCATCGCCGATGCGCATAAAAAAGCTTCTGTTGACATAGGCGATAAAGATATAAACACAAAAAATGTGAAAGCAGTTTGGGAGAAGATCATCCCAGGTGTTACGGACGAGTTTGATTGCCCTTCGCTGTTAAGACTTATAGCACCAAGACCGTTGTTGATCCTGAGTAAGGATAAAGACCCTAACAATCCGTACGGCGGTGCACAGATAGCTTTCGCATCTGCTACCAATGCTTATAAAACGCAGAAAGCCCTTAACAACCTCAGCATTTTGGTTCAACCTAACTTAGGTCACGTTTTTAACGCTACCGATACATGGCTTAGCGTTGAATGGTTTAGGAGGTGGTTATTCAAATAA
- a CDS encoding TonB-dependent receptor, which yields MKFLTYTIVSLLLLLSFSSKAQNAFSVKGAVVDTTAAAKLHNASVLVLRAKDSVMVKFTRVSQDGNFAISNIPGGKYLLLVTYPEYADYTESFSLDATAPAKDFGRIGMVLKAKLLQDIVIKGKATAIKIKGDTTVFNAAAFVVQPNAKVEDLMKQFPGVTVDKDGKISANGKTVEKVLLGGEEFFGDDPTLVTKNIRADMVKEVQMFEKKSDQAAFTGIDDGKKTLTMNVVLKDDKKSGYFGKVDAGVATQAFYSGQVMMNKFQNKEKFAFNATLSNNGRTGLSFQDEQKYGDAGNVTVMDGGGIMITTSGNDLYYDGRGFPISRSGGVHYDNKWGAKDKYTINTNYKLGQLEVVGDVNNINQNNLGTQVNTTISNQRFSNSGLRQKLDAASILTIDSVSNVKITIDGSLRNSTQNTDRDETIYNNDKLQNYSTSVNSVKTDQRVMNASAFYTRKLKKKGRTLSLLLGTTIDNAEREESLYTTADNYDLLTGTVKSSRIVDQKKPGSSKSTAFNSNLTYTEPLTQALSLVVNYGINTNNATSERLAYNKVNGQYDDLDPLVSNSFKLNQIAHQGGAILNYLKGKTTLNFGTRVTDVQFKQDNELKGMIYERHFINWMPQATYQYRFGQQSVFNFNYNGSTQQPSISQLQPVLDNTNPYFQNIGNENLKPSFSNRFNLYYTNYKPLSGQRFYVSGGYAFTTNAFVSNTTNILDGVDQGKTISQTVNTSEKNPYNYNLSINYGRNIWGGVQAALTASTSNNVSFNQVTRQYTDASKNTTALNRSENGSYALNFSLSKYAANKYDLYLSGGPQYSIRKLTQQGQITNVNSKDFRGNAYFGYYLPAKFQIISEATYTYTGAANGLDGFSRTIVTASLSKMFFKSNALKVTASANDLLNQNNGFNRSVNGNQINQNTFTTIKRYFMLSVSWDFNKMGAGTPKQ from the coding sequence ATGAAATTTCTAACCTACACAATTGTTTCACTACTCTTGCTGCTATCTTTTTCTTCAAAAGCGCAAAATGCTTTTTCGGTTAAAGGCGCCGTGGTTGATACCACCGCAGCAGCTAAATTACACAACGCATCTGTACTGGTGCTGCGCGCCAAAGACTCCGTTATGGTAAAGTTTACCCGGGTAAGCCAGGATGGCAACTTCGCTATAAGCAATATTCCAGGCGGCAAGTACCTGTTACTGGTTACTTATCCGGAATATGCAGACTATACAGAAAGCTTTTCGCTGGATGCGACAGCACCCGCAAAAGATTTTGGCCGTATAGGCATGGTGCTTAAAGCCAAATTATTGCAGGACATTGTAATTAAAGGCAAGGCCACGGCCATAAAAATTAAAGGCGATACCACCGTTTTTAACGCAGCTGCTTTTGTAGTGCAGCCTAACGCGAAGGTGGAGGATCTGATGAAGCAGTTCCCCGGTGTTACGGTAGATAAAGACGGCAAGATAAGTGCCAATGGTAAAACCGTTGAGAAAGTGCTTTTAGGTGGTGAAGAGTTTTTTGGCGATGACCCCACATTGGTTACTAAAAACATACGGGCAGATATGGTGAAGGAAGTGCAGATGTTTGAAAAGAAAAGTGACCAGGCAGCCTTTACAGGTATTGATGACGGCAAAAAAACGTTGACCATGAACGTGGTATTAAAAGACGATAAGAAAAGCGGCTACTTTGGCAAAGTTGATGCGGGGGTTGCCACTCAGGCCTTTTATTCGGGGCAGGTTATGATGAACAAATTTCAAAACAAAGAGAAATTTGCCTTTAATGCCACACTCTCTAACAACGGCCGAACCGGACTTAGCTTTCAGGATGAACAAAAATATGGCGATGCCGGTAACGTTACCGTTATGGACGGCGGCGGTATCATGATAACTACCAGCGGGAATGATCTGTATTATGATGGCAGAGGCTTCCCAATATCACGCTCGGGCGGTGTTCACTATGATAATAAATGGGGTGCAAAAGATAAGTATACCATCAACACCAATTATAAACTGGGTCAGTTAGAAGTGGTTGGAGATGTAAATAACATCAACCAAAACAACTTGGGTACACAGGTAAACACAACAATTTCTAATCAAAGATTCAGCAATTCGGGCTTAAGACAAAAGCTGGATGCCGCATCTATTTTAACGATTGACTCAGTAAGCAACGTAAAGATCACAATTGACGGTTCATTAAGAAACTCCACGCAGAATACTGATCGTGATGAGACCATTTACAATAATGACAAACTACAAAACTACTCAACCAGTGTTAACTCTGTAAAAACAGACCAGCGTGTGATGAACGCGAGCGCTTTTTACACCCGGAAGCTGAAAAAGAAAGGCCGTACCCTTTCATTATTATTGGGGACTACTATTGATAATGCCGAGAGAGAAGAATCGCTTTATACTACTGCTGATAATTATGATCTGCTTACAGGTACTGTTAAATCATCCAGAATAGTTGACCAGAAAAAACCGGGTTCAAGTAAAAGTACCGCGTTTAACTCTAACCTGACTTACACTGAACCGCTTACGCAGGCCTTATCATTGGTTGTGAACTATGGTATAAATACCAATAACGCAACTTCTGAAAGGTTGGCTTACAATAAGGTCAATGGCCAGTATGATGATCTTGACCCATTAGTTAGCAACAGCTTTAAGCTGAATCAAATTGCTCATCAGGGTGGTGCCATCTTAAATTATCTTAAAGGTAAAACCACCTTAAATTTTGGTACCCGTGTTACTGATGTTCAATTTAAACAAGACAATGAGTTGAAAGGAATGATCTATGAGCGGCACTTTATTAACTGGATGCCACAGGCAACGTATCAGTACCGTTTTGGCCAGCAATCGGTTTTTAACTTTAATTACAATGGTAGCACCCAACAGCCGAGCATAAGCCAGTTGCAACCTGTATTGGATAATACCAATCCTTATTTCCAAAATATTGGTAACGAAAACCTGAAACCATCATTTTCAAACCGATTCAACTTGTATTACACCAATTATAAGCCTTTAAGCGGGCAGCGCTTCTATGTAAGTGGTGGCTATGCTTTTACAACTAATGCGTTTGTAAGTAATACTACCAATATTTTGGATGGTGTTGATCAGGGTAAAACCATATCGCAAACGGTTAACACTTCTGAGAAAAACCCTTATAATTACAACCTAAGTATTAACTACGGTCGTAACATATGGGGCGGAGTGCAGGCTGCTTTAACTGCAAGTACAAGTAATAACGTATCATTCAATCAGGTTACCAGGCAGTATACAGATGCATCAAAAAATACAACTGCGTTAAACAGATCTGAAAACGGTAGCTACGCTTTAAACTTTTCATTATCAAAATATGCAGCTAACAAGTATGATCTGTACCTATCCGGCGGTCCTCAGTACAGCATCAGAAAGCTGACACAACAAGGGCAAATTACAAACGTAAATAGTAAAGATTTTAGAGGGAATGCATACTTCGGATATTATCTGCCTGCTAAATTCCAGATCATATCAGAAGCTACTTATACCTATACCGGCGCGGCAAACGGTTTAGATGGCTTTTCAAGAACCATTGTGACCGCCTCCTTATCTAAAATGTTCTTTAAAAGCAACGCTTTAAAAGTTACAGCATCAGCCAACGACTTGTTAAATCAGAATAACGGCTTTAACCGGTCAGTTAATGGCAACCAGATCAACCAAAATACCTTTACTACCATCAAAAGATATTTTATGCTATCAGTTAGCTGGGATTTTAATAAAATGGGCGCAGGAACTCCTAAACAATAA
- a CDS encoding FAD-dependent monooxygenase, translating into MPVIEQHTQVLIVGAGPSGLMMAAQLLRYGVQPVIIDSKQGPTDQSKALAVQARSLEIYRQMGIIDKVLPGGKQAGGVAYTLNGQTLIDLSFADIGSSQTHFPYVFLYQQNKTERLLLDVLTQNCCPVYWDTALKSITQTSSGVTAILTNSDGTETILNSKWVIGADGAHSILRKQLQIPFNGDVYANEFYLADIEIENHNLDADKVSLYLTKNNMAGFFPMPEAKRYRVIGNITPEMNFTGEITLTDVLPNLKSTANAQFEISKTHWFTTYRLHHRMAERFRQERCFLIGDAAHIHSPVGGQGMNTGLQDAYNLGWKLAGVITGQFNEAILNSYADERMPVAKTLLNTTDKLFKLIISGNWFTATLRKWILPRMVNFAWQKPNFREWFFKRLAQLDISYRDSQINLNLSTARNIKAGDRLPYLKLFDEKKKEQTDLHQWCAKPGFTLMVFGKLQELDLFTLAKWITQNYPGLNLYYLPPSAKNVDVFKAFEISEGRKKAIIVRPDMHIGFINDVVDIDMMSNYLSNILGMKSALS; encoded by the coding sequence ATGCCGGTTATAGAACAACATACACAGGTGCTGATAGTTGGCGCAGGGCCATCAGGCTTGATGATGGCGGCGCAGCTGCTGCGTTATGGTGTTCAACCTGTTATTATTGACAGCAAGCAGGGCCCTACAGATCAATCAAAAGCGTTGGCGGTGCAGGCGCGGTCGTTAGAGATCTACCGGCAAATGGGGATTATTGACAAGGTGCTACCTGGCGGCAAACAGGCAGGCGGTGTGGCTTACACCCTTAACGGCCAAACCCTTATTGACCTTTCCTTTGCCGACATCGGAAGTTCACAGACACATTTCCCTTATGTGTTTTTGTATCAGCAAAACAAAACCGAACGCTTACTGCTTGATGTGCTTACCCAAAATTGCTGTCCGGTTTATTGGGATACTGCTTTGAAAAGCATAACCCAAACAAGTAGCGGCGTAACCGCTATCCTCACCAATAGCGACGGCACCGAAACTATCCTAAACAGTAAGTGGGTTATAGGTGCAGACGGCGCACACAGCATTCTGCGCAAGCAACTACAAATACCTTTTAATGGCGACGTATATGCCAACGAGTTTTATTTAGCCGACATAGAGATTGAAAACCACAACCTTGATGCCGACAAAGTTTCGCTGTACCTCACTAAAAACAACATGGCCGGCTTTTTTCCCATGCCTGAGGCTAAGCGTTACAGGGTGATAGGCAATATTACGCCCGAAATGAACTTTACCGGAGAGATAACTCTTACCGATGTTTTGCCTAATTTAAAAAGCACAGCCAATGCTCAATTCGAGATATCAAAAACACACTGGTTCACTACTTATCGCTTGCATCACCGCATGGCGGAACGTTTCAGGCAGGAACGCTGCTTTTTGATAGGCGATGCCGCGCACATTCACTCACCAGTTGGGGGGCAGGGCATGAACACAGGTTTGCAGGATGCTTATAACCTTGGCTGGAAACTGGCCGGCGTTATAACCGGGCAGTTTAATGAGGCCATACTCAACAGCTATGCAGATGAGCGCATGCCCGTTGCTAAAACATTACTTAACACAACAGATAAGCTTTTTAAACTTATTATATCAGGCAACTGGTTTACGGCTACCCTGCGCAAATGGATACTGCCACGCATGGTCAACTTCGCCTGGCAAAAACCCAACTTCCGCGAATGGTTCTTCAAACGATTAGCACAATTAGACATTTCCTATCGCGACAGCCAGATCAATCTCAATTTAAGTACAGCAAGAAACATTAAAGCCGGCGACAGGCTACCCTATCTTAAACTTTTTGACGAAAAAAAGAAAGAGCAAACCGATCTGCATCAATGGTGCGCCAAGCCGGGTTTTACGTTAATGGTGTTTGGTAAACTGCAGGAACTTGACCTGTTTACACTGGCTAAATGGATAACCCAAAATTATCCCGGGCTTAATTTATATTATCTGCCACCATCAGCAAAAAATGTGGACGTATTTAAAGCATTTGAAATATCCGAAGGGAGAAAAAAAGCCATTATTGTGCGTCCGGATATGCACATTGGCTTTATAAATGATGTAGTGGATATTGATATGATGAGCAATTACCTCAGCAATATTTTAGGCATGAAAAGCGCCTTATCTTAA